The sequence below is a genomic window from Streptosporangium lutulentum.
GCTCAAGCGCACCCGCAAGGTCGTGCTGGAAGCGCTCTCCCGGCAGGACGTCCCCTTCGAGCGCCTCGTGGCCGAACTCGACATGGAACGGGATCTCAGCCGTACCCCGCTGTTCCAGACCCTGTTCGGCTTCCACAACCACGAAGACGGGATCGACCCCGTGCCCGGGGTCACCGCCGCGCCCTTTCCCAACGGCTGGTCCCAGGCCCGGGTCGACCTGTCGCTGGACATGTACCCCGACGGCGAGGGCCGCCTGTTCGGCAGCGTCGTCTACAGCGCCGAGCTGTTCGACCGCGAGACCGTGGAGCGGATGGCCGGCCGGTTCAGGGAGCTGCTCGCGGCCGTCGTGGCGGATCCCGACGTGCCCGTGGGGTCTCTGCGGATGCTGCCGGACGCGGAGCTCGGGCTGCTGGAGCGGTGGAACGAGACAGCGGCCGATCTGCCGGAGATGACGTTCGCCGACCTGCTGCTCGAACAGGCCGCGGCGACTCCGGACGCGGTGGCGGCGGGCACGCTGACCTACGCCGGGCTGGCCGGGCTGGCCACGGAGTTCGCCGGGCGGCTGGCCGCCGCGGGGATCGGCCGCGGCTCCCTCGTCGCGATCCGGATGGAACGCGGCACGGACATGCTCGTCGCGCTGCTGGGCGTGGTGATGAGCGGCGCGGCCTACCTCCCCGTCGACCCCGACTACCCGCCGGCCCGCGTCTCGTACGTGATCGAGGACTCCGGGGCCGCGCTGGTCCTGACCGGCCTGGACGACCTCCCCCCGGGAACCGGGGCGCCCGAGCGACCCCGCCCGGACGACACGGCCTACGTGCTCTACACCTCGGGCTCCACCGGGCGGCCCAAGGGCGTGATGGTGCCCCACCGCGCGCTGACCAACTTCCTGCTCGCGATGCGGTCACTGGTCGGATCCTCACCGCGGGACGTCTGGCTGGCGCTGACCTCACTGTCGTTCGACATCTCCGCCCTGGAGCTCTACCTGCCGCTGGTGACGGGCGGCCGGGTCGTCGTCGCCGACGCGGAGACGGCGCGGGACGGCGTACGGCTCGCGCGTCTGGTCCGGGACGAGGGCGTGACACATGTCCAGGCGACGCCGTCGGGGTGGCGGGTCCTGCTCACCGGGGACCTGCCGCGCGTGGTGGGCCTGACCGGCGGCGAGCCGCTGCCCCCTCGGCTCGCGCGCGAACTGCGGCCCCGGGTCGACCGGCTCGTCAACGTCTACGGCCCGACCGAGACCACGATCTGGTCCACGGCCTGGGAGGTCCCGGAGAATCCCGGCGAGGTCGTCATCGGCCGTCCGATCGCCAACACCACCGTCCACGTCCTCGATCCCGCGGGCCGCCCCTGCCCGATCGGCGTGCCGGGCGAGTTGCTCATCGGCGGCGCGGGAGTCGCCACCGGCTACCTCGGGCGTCCGGCCCTGACCGCCGAACGCTTCCTCCCCGGTCCCGGCGGCTCGCGGGTATACCGCACGGGAGACCGCGCGCGCCACCGGAACGACGGCACCCTGGAGTTCCTCGGCCGGACCGACAATCAGGTCAAACTCCGGGGTCATCGCATCGAGCTCGGCGAGATCGAAGCCGTGCTGGACGCGCATCCCGCCGTACGGCAGGCGGTGGTCGCGGTACGCGGGGACCGGCTGGTGGCCTTCGCCGTACCGGCCGCGCCTCCGGCGACCTCCGCGAGCACCGCCCCGGCGACCGCCGTCGCCTCCCCCGCCGTCGCCTCCCCCACCGGCGTGACCGCTCCGGCGTCCCCGGACGGCGCCGGGGCCGCGCGACCGCTCGACGGGCTCAGGGACCACGCCGGGCGTGAGCTGCCCGGCTACATGGTGCCCAGCGTGTTCGTCGAGGTGGAGACGTTGCCGCTGACCCCGAACGGGAAGATCGACCGCAACGCCCTCCCGGAGGCGAACGAGGTGCCCGCGCGGGACGCGACCCCGCCCCGGACTCCGGGCGAGCGGCTGGTCGCCCAGGTCTTCGCCGAGGTGCTCGGGGTGACGGGGATCGGGGCACACGACGACTTCTTCGCGCTCGGCGGGCACTCGCTGCTGGCCACCATGGTCACCGCGCGGCTCACCGCGCTGACCGGGGTGGAGGTGCCGGTCCGGGAGGTGTTCCTGCGGCCGACGACCGCCGGGCTGGCGGAACTGATCATCGGCACGGAAGGCGGCGAACCGGCCGGACCCCGGCCGGAGCCGATCGCCGGCACGGGAATCGGCTCGGGAATCGGCTCGGGAATCGGCTTGGGGATCGGGGAGACGGACGGACCACGTCCACGGCCGGAGGGAACCGTCCCGCCGCTCTCCCACGGTCAGGAACGGCTCTGGTTCCTCAACCGGCTCGACCCGGAGGACGCCTCCTACACCATGTGCCTGGTCCACCGGCTGCGGGGACCGCTGGACCGACGCGCCCTCGGCAGGGCTCTGGACGGCACGGTCGCCCGCCACGAGAGCCTGCGCACCCGGTTCCCCGAGGTGGACGGCGCGCCGTCCGTGGTCATCGACCCACCGGGGCCCGTGCCGGTCGACGAGGTGACCGCCGCGGACGAGGCGGAGGCGCTGGAGCGCGTCGCGGCCCTGACCAGCACGCCCTTCGACCTGGCCTCCCGGCCGCCGCTGCGCGTCACCCTGATCGGGATCGCCGAGGACGACCACGTCCTGTGTGTCACGATCCACCACATCCTCGGCGACGGCTGGTCGCTCAACATCGTCTTCGACGAGCTGTCGCACCTCTACTCGGACCGGGGCCCGCTGCCCCCGGTCCCGCTCCAGTTCGGCGACGTCGCCCGCTGGCAGCGCGAGCGCGACACCGGCGACCTGCTCGGCTACTGGCGGGACAGGCTCGCCGACCCCACCCCGCTGGACCTGCCGGTCGACCGGCCGCGCACCGCCGGGACCGCCAGGCGAGGCGACGTGGCGACGATCCGGCTGGACGCGGACGAGGCCGCCGCCCTGGGCCGGTTGGGCAGGGAGCACGGCGCCACGATGTTCATGGTCCTGCTCGCCGCCTACCAGGTGCTCCTGTCCCGGCACACCGGTCAGAGCGACATCCTGGTCGGGGCGGCCGTCGCCGGCCGGGACCGGGTCCGGCTCGAACCGGTCGTCGGCTACCTCAGCGACACCCTGGTCCTCCGCGGCGACCTGTCGGCCGACCCCAGCTTCTCCGGCCTGCTCCAGGAGACCCGGATCCGCGTCCTGGACGCCTTCTCCCACCAGGGGGTCCCGTTCGAGGAGCTGGTGACGGCGCTGAGGGTCGAGCGGGACCTCACCCGCACCCCGCTGTTCCAGACCATGATCATCCTTCACACCCAGGACTCCGGCCGCCCCCGCGACGCCTTCGCCGGGCTGACCACCACGGGCTTCGACCACGGCATGCGGCAGGCCAAGCTCGAACTCACGCTGGAGGCCTGGCAGGACGAGCACGGGCTGGTGCTCAACCTCGCCTACGACGCCGAGCTGTTCGACCGGGCCACGGCCGAGGCGATGGCCGCGCGGTTCCGCCTGCTCCTCACCGCCCTGCCCGGGACCACCGGCGACCGGATCTCCCGGCTGCCGCTCCGCACCGCAGGCGACGACGCGTTGCTCCTGCGCCTTTCGGAGGGACCCGCGCAACCCGCCGCCCCCGCCGTACCGGACCTGTTCGAGGCGGCCCTGCGGAACACGCCCGACGCGGTCGCGGTCGAATGCGGGGACGCCACGCTGACCTACGCCGAGCTGGACGCCCGCGCGGACGAGCTGACCGCGCTTCTCCGATCGCGGGGCGTCGTACCCGGTGACGTGGTCGGCATCTGCCTGAACCGGTCGCCCGACGCCGTCGCCGCCCTGCTCGCGACCTGGCGGGCGGGGGCGGCCTACCTGCCGCTCGACCCGGAGCACCCCGCCGAGCGACTCGCCTTCATGCTCGACGACAGCTCCGCCTCCCTCGTGCTCACCTCCGCGGATCTGGCCGGCCGCCTGCCCTCCGCCGCCCCTCGTGCGCACACGACCGATTCCCCTTCCGTCCCGCCGGCCGGCGGGACACGGAGCCCGCTGCCCGGCCGGACTCCGGACCCGCTGCCCGGCACACCGGACCCGGTGGCCGGCGAGGGGACGGCACCGGGCGGTGAGGCCGCATACGTGATCTACACCTCGGGGTCCACCGGCATGCCCAAGGGTGTCGTGGTCGAGCACCGCAACCTGGCCTCCCGCGTCGCGTGGATGCGCCAGGCGTACGGCCTGCACCCCGGCGACCGGGTGGTCCAGTTCGCGTCGCTCAGCTTCGACACCCACGCCGAGGAGATCTATCCGGCGCTGGCCGCCGGGGCCCGCCTGCGGCTCCTGCCCGACGGCGGCGTCACCCTGCCCGACCACCTCGACCAGGTCACCGTGCTCGATCT
It includes:
- a CDS encoding non-ribosomal peptide synthetase, whose translation is MFKPETISPRQPETEYPLSYGQQRLWFLYRFDPSDSSYNTSYVYTLKGRLDTVALEAAFTAVAARHESLRTRFREVAGEPLAVVEPPSPVTVERLTARDEEEALALVTVITNTAFDLAAAPPFRVSLVELGPDEHVLCVVLHHINGDGWSLNVLRSEVAAHYESRGTAPLPDLPLQYGEHTRLLRSSDSELRELRDLRWWADRLAGVPPLELPTDRPRPARRTSEGGVVDFLIDADLAAAIGALGRRTRCTPYMVLLAVYQVLLSRHTGQTDFCVGTPSAGRGSTELETMIGFLSTTLTLRCDLSGDPTFGDLLKRTRKVVLEALSRQDVPFERLVAELDMERDLSRTPLFQTLFGFHNHEDGIDPVPGVTAAPFPNGWSQARVDLSLDMYPDGEGRLFGSVVYSAELFDRETVERMAGRFRELLAAVVADPDVPVGSLRMLPDAELGLLERWNETAADLPEMTFADLLLEQAAATPDAVAAGTLTYAGLAGLATEFAGRLAAAGIGRGSLVAIRMERGTDMLVALLGVVMSGAAYLPVDPDYPPARVSYVIEDSGAALVLTGLDDLPPGTGAPERPRPDDTAYVLYTSGSTGRPKGVMVPHRALTNFLLAMRSLVGSSPRDVWLALTSLSFDISALELYLPLVTGGRVVVADAETARDGVRLARLVRDEGVTHVQATPSGWRVLLTGDLPRVVGLTGGEPLPPRLARELRPRVDRLVNVYGPTETTIWSTAWEVPENPGEVVIGRPIANTTVHVLDPAGRPCPIGVPGELLIGGAGVATGYLGRPALTAERFLPGPGGSRVYRTGDRARHRNDGTLEFLGRTDNQVKLRGHRIELGEIEAVLDAHPAVRQAVVAVRGDRLVAFAVPAAPPATSASTAPATAVASPAVASPTGVTAPASPDGAGAARPLDGLRDHAGRELPGYMVPSVFVEVETLPLTPNGKIDRNALPEANEVPARDATPPRTPGERLVAQVFAEVLGVTGIGAHDDFFALGGHSLLATMVTARLTALTGVEVPVREVFLRPTTAGLAELIIGTEGGEPAGPRPEPIAGTGIGSGIGSGIGLGIGETDGPRPRPEGTVPPLSHGQERLWFLNRLDPEDASYTMCLVHRLRGPLDRRALGRALDGTVARHESLRTRFPEVDGAPSVVIDPPGPVPVDEVTAADEAEALERVAALTSTPFDLASRPPLRVTLIGIAEDDHVLCVTIHHILGDGWSLNIVFDELSHLYSDRGPLPPVPLQFGDVARWQRERDTGDLLGYWRDRLADPTPLDLPVDRPRTAGTARRGDVATIRLDADEAAALGRLGREHGATMFMVLLAAYQVLLSRHTGQSDILVGAAVAGRDRVRLEPVVGYLSDTLVLRGDLSADPSFSGLLQETRIRVLDAFSHQGVPFEELVTALRVERDLTRTPLFQTMIILHTQDSGRPRDAFAGLTTTGFDHGMRQAKLELTLEAWQDEHGLVLNLAYDAELFDRATAEAMAARFRLLLTALPGTTGDRISRLPLRTAGDDALLLRLSEGPAQPAAPAVPDLFEAALRNTPDAVAVECGDATLTYAELDARADELTALLRSRGVVPGDVVGICLNRSPDAVAALLATWRAGAAYLPLDPEHPAERLAFMLDDSSASLVLTSADLAGRLPSAAPRAHTTDSPSVPPAGGTRSPLPGRTPDPLPGTPDPVAGEGTAPGGEAAYVIYTSGSTGMPKGVVVEHRNLASRVAWMRQAYGLHPGDRVVQFASLSFDTHAEEIYPALAAGARLRLLPDGGVTLPDHLDQVTVLDLPTAYWHALVDEIDRIAWPRTLRLVILGGEQVQETAVTRWRERFGDRIRLVNTYGPTEATIIATAAALDGSPGRQPIGTPIGDTRVLVLDGHGEPVPPGAPGELCVGGAGVARGYLGRPELTGERFPLLGGERIYRTGDRARWRADGRLEFLGREDGQVKVRGYRIELGEVEARLLAHPGVGQAAVAVHQETLVGYVVGSAEGEELSRHLAGRLPAYMVPAHWVSLDALPLTPNGKIDRAALPAPVAGTRAKVAPRGDAEELVAEVFGEVLGIEGIGAFDDFFALGGHSLLATRVIARLRAAVEVDVPIRALFARSTVAGLAVTVEELLIAELSELSDEEAARLMETGS